From the Luteolibacter rhizosphaerae genome, one window contains:
- a CDS encoding tetratricopeptide repeat protein produces MLFRRTVTVLPLLFALAAAAAPKPAAIPAYKDGLDAMAAHLWDIAATRFESALTTPELDETGKRTILLRLAETHVRAGRTEAALKVLDDPILAADPALAFWKAQALTTSGRFAEALALLDEKATVATAPHYQEALFTRAALQESLGDPGGALEALSILAKEKDAATVLRAKMNIAAILLEQGKADEALTALPSPNLKMNSQERARSEILRAQAELGKGENQAAIGLFSSVLEKSEDPAYRIYRHEAAAGLAKAQLASGNRSAATDDLLAFIEQERSAPKFGEVFTILLNCLPEPLTTDDAILTRLREWSPPPPLAVPPAGIVGGSGTPSASDVSAVWPAGVATANELGTQALFHLALGLRREGSADSKSSARRLLARLRIEYPGHPLSDRALLEMIRWDLQDNRKEQAQAALAALESSEVPASLRAGASIAAASSAFSTGDFKLAADEIEKASALLEGDALREATLNAAVTRLATGDLAGFEALAEARGKDPRIADDLALERALFLTSVRDPSALGALDRFILDHPQHPRLAEARLAAAHAALDALPPDPAFAKAQIESISAEDAAKLPQADLALAGIRLAEREKRWADAAGLAAAFLKQYPADPGANAVRFELGSALFENKDYNDARLALNEVAKTTDSPLAAPALFLAGRASALVGTNQAQEESLAIFDKLIATNGPLADVARLEKARVLITLKRLDGAAAELQPWFDTMKKDAPLRVTTGLLLGDALYPYNSASSDIAKLERALALYEDLLASLPADSSRRFEIEYRRGMVIEELPLTTENSDKALDVYFSVLQAAAKSPPADWQWVDKCGVRARALLETLQKWEAAIGVAQKHGMLPSPGATEARARATALKQEHFIWDK; encoded by the coding sequence ATGCTGTTCCGCCGCACGGTGACCGTCCTGCCGCTCCTGTTCGCGCTCGCCGCGGCGGCAGCGCCGAAGCCGGCCGCCATCCCCGCCTACAAGGACGGGCTGGATGCGATGGCCGCCCATCTCTGGGACATCGCGGCCACCCGCTTCGAATCGGCGCTCACCACTCCGGAGCTCGATGAGACCGGCAAGCGAACGATCTTACTCCGTCTCGCCGAAACCCATGTCCGCGCCGGGAGAACGGAGGCTGCCCTGAAGGTCCTGGATGATCCTATCCTCGCGGCGGATCCCGCCTTGGCCTTCTGGAAGGCTCAGGCTCTTACCACCTCGGGACGCTTCGCCGAGGCGCTCGCCCTGCTGGATGAGAAGGCCACCGTCGCCACGGCTCCCCATTATCAGGAAGCGCTCTTCACCCGTGCCGCTCTCCAGGAGTCGCTCGGCGATCCCGGCGGAGCCCTGGAGGCGCTGAGCATCCTGGCCAAGGAGAAGGACGCCGCCACGGTGCTGAGGGCGAAGATGAACATCGCCGCCATCCTGCTGGAGCAAGGCAAGGCGGATGAGGCACTGACGGCCCTGCCGAGCCCGAACCTGAAGATGAACTCCCAGGAGCGGGCGCGCTCCGAGATCCTTCGCGCGCAGGCCGAGCTCGGCAAAGGCGAGAATCAGGCGGCCATCGGGCTCTTCTCATCCGTGTTGGAGAAGTCGGAAGACCCGGCCTATCGGATCTACCGGCACGAGGCGGCCGCGGGTCTGGCCAAGGCGCAGCTCGCTTCCGGCAACCGCTCCGCTGCTACGGACGATCTGCTGGCCTTTATCGAGCAGGAACGCAGCGCGCCGAAATTCGGAGAGGTCTTCACCATTCTTCTCAACTGTCTCCCGGAGCCGCTGACCACGGACGATGCCATCCTCACGCGCCTGCGCGAGTGGTCACCGCCTCCGCCCTTGGCAGTGCCTCCCGCCGGAATCGTCGGCGGATCGGGCACCCCCTCCGCCAGCGATGTCAGCGCGGTGTGGCCCGCCGGTGTCGCGACGGCGAACGAGCTCGGCACGCAAGCGCTCTTCCATCTCGCACTCGGCCTGCGCCGCGAAGGCTCGGCGGACTCGAAAAGCAGCGCCCGTCGTCTGCTGGCACGCCTGCGCATCGAGTACCCCGGCCATCCGCTTTCCGATCGTGCCCTGTTAGAGATGATCCGCTGGGATCTTCAGGACAATCGCAAGGAACAGGCTCAGGCTGCCCTCGCCGCGCTGGAGAGCAGCGAGGTCCCCGCCTCCTTGCGCGCCGGTGCATCGATCGCCGCCGCTTCCTCCGCCTTCAGCACCGGCGACTTCAAGCTGGCCGCCGATGAAATCGAGAAGGCATCGGCCCTGCTCGAAGGCGACGCACTGCGGGAGGCTACCCTGAATGCGGCGGTCACGCGCCTTGCCACGGGCGATCTCGCGGGCTTCGAGGCGCTGGCGGAAGCACGCGGGAAGGACCCGCGCATCGCGGATGATCTCGCCTTGGAACGGGCTTTGTTCCTCACCTCGGTCCGCGATCCATCGGCACTCGGAGCACTGGATCGCTTCATCCTTGATCATCCGCAGCATCCGCGTCTGGCAGAAGCACGACTCGCCGCCGCACATGCCGCGCTTGATGCCCTGCCACCCGACCCCGCCTTTGCCAAGGCGCAGATCGAATCGATCTCCGCGGAAGATGCGGCGAAGCTTCCCCAAGCCGATCTCGCTCTCGCCGGCATCCGTCTCGCGGAGCGTGAGAAACGCTGGGCGGACGCCGCCGGACTCGCCGCCGCCTTCCTGAAGCAGTATCCCGCGGACCCCGGGGCCAATGCAGTGCGCTTCGAACTCGGCAGCGCGTTGTTCGAGAACAAGGACTACAACGATGCCCGCCTCGCGCTGAATGAAGTGGCCAAGACCACCGACTCGCCCTTGGCCGCTCCGGCGCTCTTCCTCGCCGGCCGGGCCTCCGCGCTGGTTGGCACCAACCAAGCCCAGGAGGAAAGCCTCGCGATCTTCGACAAGCTCATCGCCACGAACGGCCCGCTCGCCGATGTGGCCCGCTTGGAGAAGGCGCGCGTGCTGATCACTCTCAAGCGCTTGGACGGAGCCGCCGCCGAACTTCAGCCATGGTTCGATACCATGAAAAAAGACGCGCCGCTGCGCGTCACCACCGGCCTCCTGCTCGGGGACGCCCTCTATCCTTACAACAGCGCCAGCAGCGACATCGCAAAACTCGAACGGGCACTCGCGCTCTACGAAGACTTGCTCGCCAGCTTGCCGGCGGACTCATCACGCCGCTTTGAAATCGAGTACCGCCGCGGCATGGTCATCGAAGAGCTTCCGCTCACCACGGAGAACTCGGACAAGGCGCTCGATGTCTATTTCTCCGTGCTGCAAGCCGCGGCGAAATCCCCGCCCGCCGACTGGCAGTGGGTGGACAAGTGCGGCGTGCGTGCCCGGGCTTTGTTAGAAACCCTGCAGAAGTGGGAGGCAGCCATCGGCGTGGCTCAGAAGCACGGAATGCTCCCGAGCCCCGGTGCGACGGAAGCCCGGGCCCGGGCCACCGCACTCAAGCAAGAGCACTTCATCTGGGACAAGTGA
- a CDS encoding methyltransferase — protein sequence MSLAPENYFPGLDQWDAEPFRKRLRRGGFVREALEVLGLPEHWLRSKISRAALLGRCDPDSPIATLIRLFTLGDRLEGDAVLAVLGDSVLPLLEMGFMEASEGSFQSLYQICPVGDSWIACDFLSRQATGEADQTMGIGPSSLLLASLTPPMEKGRRVLELACGIGWLAQQLAAAGHDVVASDLNPRALALGRFTRVLTGAPAVDYRQGDAFSAVAGERFDLIVANPPYVQSPGSDLIYREAPTDDPICARLLREIPSHLAPGGIAILLLNWGHATEDDWSEAPLSWIAPEGLRRWLFLTDCSSPSDYAWKWIEGDVRFGATDSALPEMQRWLDHYARRGITCLSGGFIVVEKCAPGEEWTRCDSRDAGKLSPSAGAEVLRVLRAETALRSGLPLLDTVYTVSPGLRAEAAMTLDGGGWQRQTIRLISPGRLSYDGQIDENILRLLELARSGQPPVAMLAEIRANPAFAGIEDLESRIAALVEELVRHGILLPPS from the coding sequence GTGAGCCTCGCGCCCGAGAATTACTTCCCCGGGCTCGATCAATGGGACGCGGAGCCTTTCCGCAAGCGGCTCCGGCGCGGCGGCTTCGTCCGCGAAGCTCTGGAAGTCCTCGGCCTGCCGGAGCACTGGCTACGTTCGAAGATTTCACGGGCTGCCCTGCTCGGCCGCTGCGATCCAGACTCCCCGATCGCAACGCTGATCCGCCTCTTCACCCTGGGCGATCGGCTCGAGGGCGACGCGGTGCTAGCCGTGCTGGGAGACAGCGTCCTGCCGCTTTTGGAGATGGGATTCATGGAAGCAAGCGAAGGCAGCTTCCAATCTCTCTATCAGATCTGCCCCGTGGGAGATTCATGGATCGCCTGCGATTTCCTCTCCCGGCAAGCCACGGGCGAGGCCGATCAGACGATGGGAATCGGTCCCTCTTCCCTGCTTCTGGCCTCGCTCACCCCGCCCATGGAGAAAGGCCGCCGGGTGCTGGAACTAGCCTGCGGCATCGGCTGGCTGGCCCAACAACTCGCGGCAGCGGGCCACGATGTGGTGGCTAGCGACCTGAACCCCCGGGCCCTCGCACTCGGCCGCTTCACCCGGGTCCTCACCGGAGCGCCTGCCGTGGATTACCGGCAGGGCGACGCCTTTTCGGCGGTGGCAGGCGAGCGCTTCGACCTGATCGTGGCAAATCCTCCCTACGTCCAATCGCCGGGCAGCGACCTAATTTACCGGGAGGCTCCCACCGATGACCCGATCTGCGCCCGTTTGCTACGGGAGATTCCCTCACACCTCGCCCCCGGCGGCATCGCCATCTTGCTCCTGAACTGGGGCCACGCGACAGAGGATGACTGGAGTGAAGCGCCACTTTCCTGGATCGCTCCGGAAGGCCTGCGTCGCTGGCTTTTCCTAACCGACTGTAGCTCGCCCTCCGACTATGCTTGGAAGTGGATCGAAGGGGATGTCCGCTTCGGTGCCACGGACTCCGCACTGCCGGAGATGCAGCGCTGGCTGGATCACTACGCGCGGCGCGGCATCACCTGCCTGAGCGGCGGCTTCATCGTGGTGGAGAAGTGCGCCCCGGGCGAGGAATGGACCCGCTGCGATAGTCGCGATGCCGGGAAACTATCCCCCAGCGCCGGGGCGGAGGTGCTGCGCGTGCTACGCGCCGAGACCGCGCTGCGGAGCGGACTCCCGCTCCTCGATACGGTCTATACCGTATCCCCCGGCCTGCGGGCCGAGGCCGCCATGACCTTGGATGGAGGCGGCTGGCAGCGCCAGACGATCCGCCTCATCAGCCCCGGCCGCCTCTCCTATGATGGCCAGATCGACGAGAACATCCTGCGCCTCTTGGAACTCGCCCGGAGCGGCCAGCCCCCCGTAGCCATGCTCGCCGAGATCCGTGCCAACCCGGCCTTCGCCGGAATCGAGGACTTGGAATCCCGGATCGCCGCTTTGGTCGAAGAACTCGTACGGCACGGCATCCTTCTTCCGCCATCTTAA
- a CDS encoding sigma-54-dependent transcriptional regulator, translating into MADVPPEQTILLVDQDHDFLEWATKHLTANGLRILRCDNADNAVKVVEKTPVDVVVADIQLQPFDGLELLSRLRQVSPATLVILTTGFPSTGQVIEATQRGAHDVMRKEALPFELRPVVETALQTADDRKSAEQPAAEMPSLDGRVKIIGVSRALQDVFKIVGRVARSDAPVLVTGESGTGKELVAKAIHEYSPRRQQELIAINCGAIPENLLESELFGHEKGSFTGAIARRAGRFEQADGGTLFLDEIGDMPLSVQVKLLRVLQDGTFSRVGSNETLSADVRVVTATNKTLSTEVAGGRFREDLYYRLNVVEIRLPALRERAEDIPLLAEFFLQRITRKNGMARIRLSAEAIAALQVHRWPGNVRELENTIARACALASSTVLLPADIPLAAAPGSEKGALKQSLGRILDSIPAGENAIAWFTRELAACALERHDGDLKEAASEMGTSASELRRILADGNAATLASQVES; encoded by the coding sequence ATGGCCGACGTCCCGCCGGAGCAAACGATTCTTCTCGTTGATCAAGACCACGACTTCTTGGAGTGGGCTACGAAGCATTTGACCGCGAACGGGCTTCGCATCCTGCGTTGTGACAATGCGGACAACGCGGTGAAGGTGGTCGAGAAGACCCCCGTGGACGTGGTGGTGGCGGATATCCAGCTCCAGCCCTTCGATGGTCTCGAGCTCCTCTCCCGCCTGCGCCAAGTCTCTCCCGCCACGCTGGTCATCCTGACCACCGGCTTCCCGAGCACGGGCCAAGTGATCGAGGCCACCCAGCGCGGTGCCCACGATGTGATGCGCAAGGAGGCCCTGCCCTTCGAGCTGCGCCCGGTGGTGGAAACGGCTCTCCAGACCGCGGACGACCGCAAGTCCGCCGAGCAACCGGCAGCCGAGATGCCGAGCTTGGACGGCCGCGTAAAGATCATCGGGGTCTCCCGCGCCCTGCAGGATGTTTTCAAGATCGTGGGCCGCGTCGCCCGCTCGGATGCACCGGTTCTGGTCACCGGCGAAAGCGGCACCGGCAAGGAGCTCGTCGCGAAGGCCATCCACGAATACTCACCGCGCCGCCAGCAGGAGCTGATCGCGATCAACTGCGGAGCCATCCCGGAGAACCTGCTGGAGAGCGAGCTCTTCGGTCACGAGAAGGGCTCCTTCACCGGCGCCATTGCCCGGCGTGCGGGACGTTTCGAGCAGGCCGACGGCGGCACGCTCTTCCTCGACGAAATCGGTGACATGCCGCTTTCCGTGCAGGTGAAACTGCTGCGCGTGCTGCAGGACGGCACCTTCTCCCGCGTGGGCTCAAACGAAACCCTGAGCGCGGACGTGCGGGTCGTCACCGCCACGAACAAGACCCTTTCCACCGAAGTGGCCGGCGGTCGCTTCCGCGAGGACCTCTACTACCGCCTGAACGTGGTGGAAATCCGCCTGCCCGCGCTGCGCGAACGGGCAGAGGACATTCCGCTGCTGGCCGAGTTCTTCCTGCAACGCATCACGCGCAAGAACGGGATGGCCCGCATCCGCCTCTCGGCGGAAGCCATCGCCGCGCTGCAAGTGCACCGCTGGCCGGGCAACGTGCGCGAGCTGGAGAATACGATCGCCCGCGCCTGCGCCTTGGCCTCCTCGACCGTACTGCTGCCCGCAGATATCCCGCTGGCGGCCGCGCCGGGCTCGGAGAAGGGCGCGCTCAAGCAATCGCTAGGCAGGATCCTGGACTCGATTCCCGCCGGCGAGAACGCCATCGCATGGTTCACCCGCGAGCTCGCGGCCTGCGCACTGGAGCGCCACGATGGCGATCTCAAGGAAGCCGCCTCCGAGATGGGCACCAGCGCCTCCGAACTGCGCCGGATCCTGGCCGATGGCAATGCCGCCACGCTGGCGAGCCAAGTGGAGTCCTGA
- a CDS encoding Hcp family type VI secretion system effector — protein MKLRPSIGSTAAAFAVMLLAVNGAQAAIRAWLDFDGTIPGESRDAMHRNWIDITGFEFSGEERAAPQGFGLLKLVDKASPKLFQATTTGAEIPKATLDLVRSTAEGNETFCRIRLEGIFLTSQTISGNGEAPTETVGLAFKKITYSYFEPVRGTQFYSTFNFENNTGSSGTGNPPDSEPPNPDSDSDGIPDAWEATYGLSIGTNDANADPDGDGLTNREEYLLGTHPKSGASFFKANVVLGNGNAQVSWNAKAGATYVVEWSPNLTSSFSTVATVTASSGSGTATVPAGGTIGFYRVRLQP, from the coding sequence GTGAAACTTCGCCCTTCCATCGGAAGCACCGCTGCGGCGTTTGCCGTCATGCTTCTCGCGGTAAACGGCGCCCAAGCCGCGATCCGAGCATGGCTCGATTTCGACGGAACCATCCCCGGTGAAAGCCGGGATGCGATGCACCGCAATTGGATCGATATCACCGGCTTCGAGTTCAGCGGGGAGGAGCGTGCGGCACCGCAGGGATTTGGCTTGCTCAAGCTCGTTGACAAGGCTTCGCCGAAGCTCTTCCAAGCCACTACCACCGGCGCCGAGATCCCGAAAGCAACGCTCGATCTGGTTCGCTCTACCGCGGAGGGAAACGAGACCTTCTGCCGCATCCGCTTGGAAGGCATTTTCCTGACGTCGCAGACAATCTCCGGCAACGGGGAAGCACCTACCGAAACCGTCGGTCTGGCTTTCAAGAAGATCACCTACAGCTATTTCGAGCCGGTCCGTGGAACCCAGTTCTACTCGACCTTCAATTTCGAAAACAACACCGGCAGCTCCGGCACCGGCAATCCCCCGGACAGCGAACCGCCCAATCCCGATAGCGACAGCGACGGGATCCCCGACGCATGGGAGGCCACCTACGGCCTTTCCATCGGCACCAATGATGCGAATGCGGATCCGGACGGCGATGGATTGACCAACCGGGAAGAGTATCTTCTGGGGACTCATCCGAAATCCGGTGCCTCCTTCTTCAAGGCGAACGTGGTGCTCGGCAATGGCAATGCCCAAGTCAGTTGGAACGCGAAGGCGGGCGCGACCTATGTGGTCGAGTGGTCGCCGAATCTCACCAGCTCCTTCTCCACCGTGGCCACGGTAACCGCTTCCTCCGGCTCCGGAACCGCCACGGTGCCGGCGGGCGGGACGATCGGCTTCTACCGCGTGCGCCTGCAGCCGTGA
- a CDS encoding NINE protein, with the protein MERMPTHSKTIGYLLWIFGFTGAHRFYFGRPITGAIWFFTGGLFLIGWIVDLFLIPGMERSAGQKYETGKIDYSVAWVLQTFLGPLGIHRFYMGKVWTGLLWLVTGGLFLVGYIYDYCTLNGQIDEINSGEPKRLSRSPQALAAR; encoded by the coding sequence ATGGAACGCATGCCTACTCACAGCAAGACCATCGGTTACTTGCTCTGGATCTTCGGGTTCACCGGAGCCCACCGCTTTTACTTCGGCCGACCGATTACAGGAGCGATCTGGTTCTTCACCGGCGGACTCTTCCTGATCGGGTGGATCGTGGACCTTTTCCTGATCCCCGGGATGGAGCGTAGCGCCGGGCAGAAATACGAGACCGGCAAGATCGACTACTCCGTGGCATGGGTCTTGCAGACCTTCCTCGGCCCGCTCGGCATCCACCGTTTCTATATGGGCAAGGTCTGGACCGGCCTGCTCTGGCTTGTGACCGGCGGTCTTTTCCTGGTCGGCTACATCTACGACTACTGCACGCTCAACGGACAGATCGACGAGATCAACTCGGGCGAGCCCAAGCGTCTCAGCCGCTCGCCACAGGCTCTCGCGGCGCGCTGA
- a CDS encoding Dabb family protein — MTKAILIAAMSAALANSAVAENEFRHVVLFKFKPEATADKVQEIEKAFAELPKKIPAVTGYEWGKSESVEGLNDGFTHCFLVTFKDKAGLEAYIPHEAHKAFVEKLKPLLEKATVFDYTAKKD, encoded by the coding sequence ATGACCAAAGCCATCCTCATTGCCGCCATGTCCGCCGCCCTTGCCAACTCCGCCGTCGCCGAAAACGAATTCCGCCACGTCGTCCTCTTCAAGTTCAAGCCCGAGGCCACGGCCGACAAGGTGCAGGAGATCGAGAAAGCCTTCGCCGAACTGCCCAAGAAGATCCCGGCCGTGACTGGCTACGAGTGGGGCAAGAGCGAGAGCGTGGAAGGCCTCAACGACGGCTTCACCCACTGCTTCCTGGTCACCTTCAAGGACAAGGCCGGACTTGAGGCCTACATTCCCCACGAAGCGCACAAGGCTTTCGTGGAGAAGCTCAAGCCCCTACTCGAAAAGGCGACCGTCTTCGACTACACCGCGAAGAAGGACTGA
- a CDS encoding TonB-dependent receptor domain-containing protein, producing MPETSEEVVVAEEEEKKSSGSVVDELDEIVVVATRTEENWLDTSGTVTRVDRETLQETGVQDLGGIVKYDPTVVVPFDMTTGDGAVAYAATGAASFNIRGTEGNRVGVEVDGIRQPPEYVSTSFDAGAETGSGGMGRDYFDPSMFQLVEILKGGASALYGSDAMGGMVSARTLTAEDLLGDKDWGGLMRTQYFSRNRGFAWQTGGAWKKDNFDFLLLYAGREGEETENHGIIPPDPIEMHSNAWLSKAGYSLGDHRFQLTYEQYERDVYANMRSALHPSIEMFSIFKKSIENWQDVDRQRLSFNWDWTPENGWVDAVETHLYWQDSNSGSRNLSRNPPRTTGFPPEWGIDVLKGRNRQQQINFRTEIFGLSSIARREMDLFGMKHQLLAGIDLSQENSANRFDRVESTGVALPNPDGGLPIVSTQRTVFDRISFAPSETYRLGLFVQDQIKPAERWTVTPGLRLDYHEIAVNLTQSYLDRLSNLMGTGIEPSQGFDNFSMSPRLDVVFESTENTRLYAGYGMGIRNPTAEELTMVFDHPSGGFQQVTIPNPDLKEEESHAFKVGYKGEAEPGRFAIEGFFTKYKDFIENNVPVGRLPDNTALSTTKNQGEAIIYGFEASGEWDIGTAFDRMRGWTLGLNTGRAYGENQTKDTAINTVEPWKTVGWMGYQDAQGTYGARVLGTYPAAVTRTDDTTMNGRMFRPPSWFTLDAVA from the coding sequence GTGCCGGAAACAAGCGAAGAAGTGGTGGTGGCGGAGGAAGAGGAGAAGAAGTCGAGCGGCAGCGTTGTCGATGAACTCGACGAGATCGTGGTGGTGGCCACCCGTACCGAGGAGAACTGGCTGGATACTTCCGGCACGGTGACCCGCGTGGATCGCGAGACCTTGCAAGAGACCGGCGTGCAGGACCTCGGCGGGATCGTGAAGTATGATCCCACGGTGGTCGTGCCCTTCGACATGACCACGGGCGACGGTGCCGTGGCTTATGCGGCAACGGGGGCCGCGAGCTTCAACATCCGGGGCACCGAGGGCAACCGGGTGGGCGTGGAGGTGGATGGGATTCGCCAGCCGCCCGAGTATGTCTCCACTTCCTTCGATGCGGGGGCGGAGACGGGATCGGGCGGGATGGGGCGCGATTACTTCGATCCCTCTATGTTCCAGCTCGTGGAGATCCTCAAGGGCGGTGCGAGCGCGCTCTACGGCAGCGATGCGATGGGTGGCATGGTCTCCGCCCGGACGCTGACGGCCGAGGATCTCTTAGGCGACAAGGATTGGGGCGGCCTGATGCGGACCCAGTATTTCTCCCGCAACCGCGGCTTCGCCTGGCAAACCGGCGGTGCGTGGAAGAAGGATAACTTCGACTTCCTCTTGCTCTATGCCGGCAGGGAAGGGGAGGAGACGGAGAACCACGGGATCATCCCGCCGGACCCGATCGAGATGCACAGCAATGCGTGGCTCTCGAAGGCGGGCTACTCTCTGGGCGACCATCGCTTCCAGCTCACTTACGAGCAGTACGAGCGGGACGTGTATGCGAACATGCGGAGCGCACTGCATCCTTCGATCGAGATGTTCAGCATCTTCAAGAAGAGCATTGAGAACTGGCAGGATGTCGATCGCCAGCGTCTCAGCTTCAACTGGGACTGGACCCCGGAGAACGGTTGGGTCGATGCGGTGGAGACCCACCTCTACTGGCAGGATTCAAATAGCGGCAGCCGCAACCTGAGCCGGAATCCCCCGCGCACGACGGGCTTCCCGCCGGAGTGGGGTATCGATGTCTTGAAGGGGCGGAACCGGCAGCAGCAGATCAATTTCCGCACGGAGATCTTCGGTCTCTCCTCAATCGCGCGGCGCGAGATGGATCTCTTCGGTATGAAGCACCAATTGCTCGCCGGGATCGACCTCTCGCAGGAGAATTCAGCCAATCGCTTCGACCGTGTGGAGTCAACCGGCGTTGCCCTCCCAAACCCGGACGGAGGCCTGCCGATTGTTTCGACCCAGCGCACGGTGTTCGACCGCATTTCGTTCGCGCCTTCCGAGACTTATCGCTTGGGTTTATTCGTGCAGGACCAGATCAAACCGGCAGAACGTTGGACAGTCACGCCGGGACTTCGGCTGGATTACCACGAGATCGCTGTGAACCTGACCCAGTCTTATCTGGACCGGTTGTCGAATTTGATGGGCACGGGTATCGAGCCCTCGCAGGGATTCGATAATTTCAGTATGTCGCCACGTCTGGATGTGGTCTTCGAGAGCACCGAGAACACGCGTCTTTACGCCGGTTATGGCATGGGCATCCGTAATCCTACTGCGGAGGAATTGACCATGGTCTTCGATCATCCCTCGGGGGGCTTCCAGCAGGTCACCATTCCGAATCCCGATCTGAAGGAGGAAGAAAGCCATGCCTTCAAGGTAGGCTACAAGGGCGAGGCCGAGCCCGGACGTTTCGCAATCGAAGGTTTCTTCACGAAGTACAAGGACTTCATCGAGAACAATGTCCCGGTGGGCCGCTTGCCCGACAATACCGCACTCTCCACGACCAAGAATCAGGGCGAGGCGATCATCTATGGCTTCGAGGCCAGCGGCGAATGGGACATCGGCACCGCCTTCGACCGCATGCGCGGCTGGACTCTGGGCCTGAATACCGGACGGGCCTACGGCGAGAACCAGACCAAGGACACCGCGATCAATACGGTGGAACCGTGGAAGACGGTCGGCTGGATGGGGTACCAGGACGCACAGGGCACTTATGGCGCGCGCGTGCTGGGCACCTACCCCGCGGCGGTGACCCGTACCGATGACACCACGATGAACGGCCGCATGTTCCGTCCGCCGTCATGGTTCACGCTGGATGCCGTCGCCTAG
- a CDS encoding MBL fold metallo-hydrolase, with product MNESAGSPEFSRRGFVGAALAGMAALGAAPQARANDAAAPAFRDPYVYRFKIGSLEAFSISDCNLGFREGLGLMWPEEARPKMKEEMERHGERLDTLPLYVNVLVIRSGNEVAVFDAGFGKVNNPQMGWLFDGLAAVGIAPEQVTAGFLSHAHADHLNGFVRDGKPAFPNAQIYLLEDELSFWRGENPDFSKSKRDKNQIPGMIKEVRGHFDTLQEKLRPVKPGTEVLGGMVRVEGAPGHTDGHACFRIRSGDEELLHLMDLAHHHLLMFADPDWTIAFDHDPVTAVVTRKKYWTEAAEKRIRCYAFHLPWPGLGHIMADSGKYRWWAERWAWG from the coding sequence ATGAACGAATCCGCAGGATCACCGGAATTCTCGCGACGCGGCTTTGTCGGCGCCGCGCTGGCAGGCATGGCCGCACTCGGCGCGGCCCCGCAGGCACGTGCCAATGACGCCGCCGCCCCCGCCTTCAGGGATCCCTACGTCTACCGCTTCAAGATCGGTTCGCTCGAAGCCTTCTCCATCAGCGATTGCAATCTCGGCTTCCGCGAAGGCCTCGGCCTGATGTGGCCGGAGGAAGCACGTCCCAAGATGAAGGAGGAGATGGAGCGCCACGGCGAACGCCTGGACACCCTGCCCCTCTACGTGAACGTGCTGGTGATCCGCTCCGGCAACGAGGTCGCGGTCTTCGATGCCGGCTTCGGCAAGGTGAACAACCCGCAGATGGGCTGGCTCTTCGATGGACTGGCAGCCGTGGGCATCGCACCGGAGCAGGTCACTGCCGGCTTCCTGAGCCACGCGCATGCCGATCACCTGAACGGCTTCGTCCGCGACGGGAAGCCCGCCTTCCCGAATGCGCAGATCTACCTTCTGGAAGACGAGCTCTCCTTCTGGCGCGGCGAGAACCCTGACTTCTCCAAGTCAAAGCGCGACAAGAACCAGATCCCCGGAATGATCAAGGAGGTCCGCGGCCACTTCGACACGCTGCAGGAAAAGCTCCGCCCCGTGAAGCCCGGCACCGAGGTGCTCGGCGGCATGGTCCGCGTGGAAGGCGCTCCCGGCCACACCGATGGCCATGCCTGCTTCCGCATCCGCTCCGGCGATGAGGAGCTGCTCCACCTCATGGACCTCGCGCATCATCACTTGCTGATGTTCGCGGATCCGGATTGGACCATCGCTTTCGATCACGACCCGGTCACCGCCGTGGTCACGCGCAAGAAGTATTGGACCGAGGCAGCCGAGAAGCGCATCCGCTGCTACGCCTTCCATCTGCCATGGCCCGGCCTCGGCCACATCATGGCAGACAGTGGCAAGTATCGCTGGTGGGCCGAGCGCTGGGCTTGGGGCTGA